In one window of Sphingomonas glaciei DNA:
- a CDS encoding HesB/IscA family protein yields the protein MAEATTAVRRPRPAAITLTPGAEQRVAKLMAQAPADAIGVKLSTPRRGCSGLAYSVDYVTAEDKFDEKIDTPGGTFYVDGGSILYLIGSVMDWREDDFTAGFVFENPNAKGSCGCGESFTV from the coding sequence ATGGCCGAAGCAACCACTGCCGTTCGCCGCCCCCGCCCGGCCGCGATCACGCTGACCCCCGGCGCCGAGCAGCGTGTCGCCAAGCTGATGGCGCAGGCGCCGGCCGATGCGATCGGGGTCAAGCTGTCGACCCCGCGCCGGGGCTGCTCGGGCCTTGCTTACTCGGTCGACTACGTCACCGCCGAGGACAAGTTCGACGAGAAGATCGATACGCCCGGCGGGACCTTCTACGTCGACGGCGGGTCGATCCTGTATTTGATCGGATCGGTGATGGACTGGCGCGAGGACGACTTCACCGCCGGCTTCGTGTTCGAGAATCCCAACGCCAAGGGCAGCTGCGGCTGCGGGGAAAGCTTCACCGTCTGA
- the mddA gene encoding methanethiol S-methyltransferase, which produces MARMVQMGFALVAYAVFFATFLYLIAFVGDLPIVPVTVDRGPEAAPGIALAVNLGLIALFGLQHSAMARQGFKRWWTGIVPPAAERSVYVLAASLMLMLLFWGWRPMTATIWQVDNAIGAAALWTIFAAGWAIVLLSTFLINHFELFGLQQAWFALRDRAAAAPQFRQPFFYRFVRHPLYSGFFLAFWATPHMTAGHLLLAAGMAAWMLLAIRAEEKDLVAVFGPEYEEYRARVGMLAPGIGRTKVPRTAIPAE; this is translated from the coding sequence ATGGCACGCATGGTGCAGATGGGCTTTGCCCTTGTCGCGTACGCCGTATTCTTCGCCACTTTCCTGTATCTGATCGCCTTCGTCGGCGATCTGCCGATAGTCCCGGTCACGGTCGATCGCGGTCCCGAGGCAGCGCCGGGAATCGCGCTCGCCGTAAACCTTGGCCTGATCGCGCTGTTCGGGCTGCAGCATAGCGCCATGGCGCGGCAAGGATTCAAGCGTTGGTGGACCGGGATCGTCCCGCCGGCCGCCGAGCGCAGCGTCTACGTGCTCGCCGCGAGCCTGATGCTGATGCTGCTGTTCTGGGGCTGGCGGCCGATGACCGCGACCATCTGGCAGGTCGATAACGCCATCGGGGCGGCGGCGCTCTGGACAATATTCGCGGCGGGCTGGGCAATCGTCCTCCTGAGCACCTTCCTGATCAATCATTTCGAGCTATTTGGTCTTCAGCAAGCGTGGTTTGCGCTGCGCGATCGCGCGGCAGCGGCGCCGCAGTTTCGGCAGCCCTTCTTCTACCGCTTCGTCCGGCACCCTCTCTACAGCGGCTTCTTTCTCGCTTTCTGGGCGACGCCGCACATGACCGCCGGGCACCTGCTGCTCGCCGCCGGCATGGCGGCGTGGATGTTGCTGGCGATCCGCGCCGAGGAAAAGGACCTCGTTGCCGTGTTCGGACCCGAGTACGAGGAGTATCGCGCCCGCGTCGGTATGCTAGCCCCGGGGATCGGCCGGACGAAGGTCCCCCGAACGGCGATCCCGGCGGAGTAA
- the thrS gene encoding threonine--tRNA ligase, with the protein MSKMFRISLPDGTVREMPAGSTPADVAAAIGPGLAKAALAARVNGEVRDIMRPFEEDAELALITARDEKDALELVRHDYAHVLAEAVQKLYPGTQITFGPATDDGFYYDFAPAADRGPFTDEDLPAIEEMMRKVIAADEPLIREVWKREDVRDFFARTGETFKSEWVMELPADQTITMYRSGNGDDAWMDLCRGPHLASTGKLDPQAFKLTRVSGAYWRGDPKNPMLSRIYGTAWLNKKQLAEHLTRLEEAGKRDHRKLGQAMDLFHLQAEAHGSVFWHPKGFLIWRQLEAYMRRKLDAAGYLEVKTPQVMDARQWEKSGHWGKYRENMFVIPDEVPNTEDEGPLVSDDAEWMALKPMNCPAHVLIFKQGITSYRELPLRMAEFGCCHRNEPHGALHGIMRVRQFTQDDAHIFCREDQLVQEVRDFCDLLDGIYRDLGFDNYAVKLALRPDKRFGSEAMWDQAEAELREAVVSSGRATEEFGWEELPGEGAFYAPKLEFHLTDAIGRTWQVGTIQSDRVLPERLDASYVAEDGERHRPVMLHRAILGTFERFIGILIEHYAGNLPLWLTPVQAVVATIVSDADGYANEVAATLQKAGFRVEADTRNEKINYKVREHSLAKVPLLLVVGKREAEEGTVAVRRLGSEERQQVLSLDEAIAMLRAEATPPDLR; encoded by the coding sequence ATGTCCAAGATGTTCCGAATCTCGCTTCCCGACGGCACCGTGCGGGAGATGCCGGCGGGCTCGACCCCGGCCGACGTCGCCGCGGCCATCGGCCCGGGTCTAGCCAAGGCCGCACTCGCCGCGCGCGTCAACGGTGAAGTGCGCGACATCATGCGCCCGTTCGAGGAAGATGCCGAGCTCGCGCTGATCACCGCGCGCGACGAAAAGGACGCGCTGGAGCTGGTCCGTCACGACTATGCCCACGTCCTCGCCGAGGCGGTGCAGAAGCTTTATCCGGGCACCCAGATCACCTTCGGTCCGGCGACCGATGACGGCTTCTATTACGACTTTGCGCCCGCCGCCGACCGTGGTCCCTTCACCGACGAGGACCTGCCGGCGATCGAGGAGATGATGCGCAAGGTCATCGCCGCCGACGAGCCGCTGATCCGCGAAGTGTGGAAGCGCGAGGACGTCCGCGACTTCTTCGCCCGCACCGGCGAGACCTTCAAGTCCGAGTGGGTGATGGAACTGCCCGCCGACCAGACCATCACCATGTATCGTTCCGGCAATGGCGACGACGCGTGGATGGACCTGTGCCGCGGGCCGCACCTCGCGAGCACCGGCAAGCTCGATCCGCAGGCGTTCAAGCTGACCCGCGTGTCGGGCGCTTACTGGCGCGGCGACCCCAAGAACCCGATGCTGTCGCGCATCTATGGCACGGCGTGGCTCAACAAGAAGCAGCTGGCCGAGCATCTCACGCGGCTGGAGGAAGCAGGCAAGCGCGACCATCGCAAGCTGGGCCAGGCGATGGACCTGTTCCACCTTCAGGCCGAGGCGCATGGCAGCGTCTTCTGGCACCCCAAGGGCTTCCTGATCTGGCGGCAGCTCGAGGCCTATATGCGCCGCAAGCTCGACGCCGCCGGTTATCTCGAGGTCAAGACCCCGCAGGTGATGGACGCCCGCCAGTGGGAGAAGTCCGGCCACTGGGGCAAGTATCGCGAGAACATGTTCGTCATCCCCGACGAGGTGCCCAACACCGAGGACGAGGGGCCGCTGGTTAGCGACGACGCCGAGTGGATGGCTCTGAAGCCGATGAACTGCCCGGCCCACGTGCTGATCTTCAAGCAGGGCATCACCAGCTACCGCGAGCTGCCGCTGCGGATGGCCGAGTTCGGTTGCTGCCACCGCAACGAGCCGCACGGCGCGCTGCACGGGATCATGCGGGTGCGCCAGTTCACGCAGGACGACGCGCACATCTTCTGCCGCGAGGATCAATTGGTGCAGGAGGTCCGCGATTTCTGCGACCTGCTCGACGGCATCTACCGTGACCTTGGCTTCGACAACTATGCGGTGAAGCTGGCGCTGCGTCCGGACAAGCGCTTCGGCAGCGAGGCGATGTGGGACCAGGCCGAGGCCGAGCTGCGTGAGGCGGTGGTCTCCAGCGGCCGGGCGACCGAGGAATTCGGCTGGGAAGAACTGCCGGGAGAAGGCGCTTTCTATGCGCCCAAGCTCGAGTTCCACCTGACCGACGCGATCGGGCGGACCTGGCAGGTCGGGACCATCCAGTCGGACCGCGTGCTGCCCGAGCGGCTCGACGCCAGCTATGTCGCGGAGGATGGCGAGCGGCATCGCCCGGTCATGCTCCACCGCGCGATCCTCGGCACGTTCGAGCGCTTCATCGGCATCCTGATCGAACATTATGCCGGCAATCTGCCACTGTGGCTGACGCCGGTGCAGGCGGTGGTTGCGACCATCGTGTCCGACGCCGACGGCTACGCCAATGAGGTGGCGGCGACGCTGCAGAAGGCTGGTTTCCGGGTCGAGGCCGACACGCGCAACGAGAAGATCAACTACAAGGTGCGCGAACACAGCCTGGCCAAGGTCCCGCTGCTGCTCGTGGTCGGCAAGCGCGAGGCGGAGGAAGGCACCGTCGCCGTCCGCCGCCTCGGCAGCGAAGAGCGCCAGCAGGTGCTGAGCCTCGACGAGGCGATCGCCATGCTGCGGGCCGAGGCGACCCCGCCCGACCTCAGGTGA
- a CDS encoding acetyltransferase — MTIRRGMPADVPRALEIWRRAVDATHGFLTPEDRAEIDAMVAAEFLPKAELWLSVDAADRAVGFVVLDGEEIDALFVDPADHGRGHGTELLNHAVALGATRVEASEQADNALPFYLARGFTVTGRSERDPQGRPYPLVQLHLVAGD, encoded by the coding sequence GTGACCATCCGCCGCGGCATGCCGGCCGACGTGCCGCGCGCGCTGGAGATCTGGCGCCGCGCCGTGGACGCGACGCACGGCTTCCTCACTCCTGAGGACCGGGCCGAGATCGACGCGATGGTCGCGGCGGAATTCCTGCCGAAGGCCGAGCTGTGGCTATCGGTCGATGCCGCCGATCGCGCGGTCGGGTTCGTCGTACTGGACGGTGAGGAGATCGACGCGCTGTTCGTCGATCCGGCCGACCATGGCCGCGGTCACGGGACCGAGCTCCTCAACCATGCGGTCGCGCTGGGAGCGACCCGGGTCGAGGCCAGCGAGCAGGCCGATAATGCCTTGCCCTTCTATCTGGCGCGCGGCTTCACGGTCACCGGACGATCAGAGCGCGACCCGCAGGGCCGGCCCTATCCGCTGGTTCAGCTTCACCTGGTGGCGGGCGACTGA
- the infC gene encoding translation initiation factor IF-3, with product MRRPLAPPQLSGPRYNEFIQSQKVRVIDENGENLGVMYTREAIEQAAGVGLDLVEISPNADPPVAKFLDIGRFKYEAQKKANEQRKRQKTQEIKEIKMRPNIDDHDYETKMKKVVEFLGDGDKVKVTMRFRGREMAHGQLGMAVLQRVAAETAEIAKVEAHPRMEGRQMLMVISPK from the coding sequence ATGAGGCGCCCTCTGGCGCCGCCCCAACTTTCCGGTCCTCGCTACAACGAGTTCATCCAGAGCCAGAAGGTGCGGGTGATCGACGAGAATGGCGAGAATCTTGGCGTGATGTATACACGTGAAGCGATCGAGCAGGCGGCCGGGGTCGGCCTCGATCTGGTCGAGATCAGCCCGAACGCCGATCCGCCCGTCGCCAAGTTCCTCGATATCGGCCGCTTCAAGTATGAAGCCCAGAAAAAGGCCAACGAGCAGCGCAAGCGCCAGAAGACGCAGGAGATCAAGGAGATCAAGATGCGTCCGAACATCGACGACCACGACTATGAGACCAAGATGAAGAAGGTCGTCGAGTTTCTGGGCGACGGCGACAAGGTCAAGGTCACCATGCGTTTCCGCGGTCGCGAAATGGCGCACGGGCAGCTCGGCATGGCGGTGCTTCAGCGGGTCGCGGCGGAAACCGCCGAAATCGCCAAGGTCGAAGCCCATCCGCGGATGGAGGGCCGTCAGATGTTGATGGTCATCTCGCCCAAGTAA
- a CDS encoding TonB-dependent receptor: MRKSIWLLSAGLFAITTPAFAQPTDTDQSGAQPTDGATAEAGAVDNSAQQAPQSGDAGDIVVTATRRNEALSDVPLAVSAVTAESLENSGASDLRQLQQLSPSLQVSSTSSEAGAGVARIRGIGTVGDNPGLESSVATFIDGVYRSRTGVGLTELGQIDRVEVLRGPQGTLFGRNASAGIISVITAKPRFQFGVNGQIDVGNYDSRRVELGVTGPISSSLAARVDGVYMKRDGFIVNSITGEDVNDRDRYLLRGQLLFQPSDATSVRLIGDYANRDESCCAAPYLPASDFTTSGRAASTAKPLLQALGAVINDSPYQRRATWTPGFGFQSDVKDWGASGEVVHDFGTAELTSITAYRYNKWTRGTDADYNNLDILHRAADGNSYNQFKTFTQELRLQGEAFGGRLDWLVGGYYANEKLKVSDNLSFGSDYERFANCLLINGVLPQALAPSPIVGSSCINPAVVSGAVSQLVAQRAALLGAGVPATDPRVIALSTNIGALGAIVANPARPGFGSIAAALGIPTATLNNVGLLDVYNQKANNLALFTHNIFDVTDRLKLTVGLRYTRETKTLDARFSDNNAICRALLGSPLAALQQLPCFNPSVPTGNFNPAESKRKESEFSGTAVVSYKPTDSLLAYASYSRGYKAGGFNLDRAGLSRQNNNGPVLPTATLATLQFAPETNNAYEIGGKFNGRGIDINVAAFLQKFDDFQLNTFDGTRFIVENVNACKTDLAGADRDNSPTTGGCTGDTKPGVSSRGVEVEMFARPVTDVAVNLGATVVNTRYANNLIGSGGRPLTNALFQLPGRRLSNSSSFVGTGSISFNPRITDGGMRALFYVDARHQSAFNTGSDLDLEKVQPSYTVINGRIGIQGPDRRWAVELWAQNIFNEEYLQVAFDAFAQGSGTERGVRQGFYARSNQLFGAFLAEPRTYGLTLRTRL, from the coding sequence ATGCGCAAGTCCATCTGGCTGCTTTCGGCCGGCCTGTTCGCCATCACGACGCCGGCGTTCGCCCAGCCGACCGACACCGACCAGTCGGGCGCCCAGCCAACCGACGGCGCGACGGCCGAAGCCGGCGCGGTCGACAATAGCGCTCAGCAGGCTCCGCAGAGCGGTGATGCGGGCGACATCGTCGTCACCGCCACCCGCCGTAACGAGGCCCTGTCCGACGTTCCGCTGGCGGTCAGCGCCGTCACCGCCGAAAGCCTCGAGAATTCGGGCGCCAGCGACCTTCGCCAGCTGCAGCAGCTGTCGCCGTCGCTGCAGGTGTCCTCGACCTCGTCCGAAGCCGGCGCGGGTGTTGCCCGTATTCGCGGCATCGGCACCGTCGGTGACAACCCCGGCCTCGAAAGCTCGGTCGCGACCTTTATCGACGGCGTCTACCGTTCGCGCACCGGCGTCGGCCTGACCGAGCTCGGCCAGATCGACCGCGTCGAGGTGCTGCGCGGCCCGCAGGGTACGCTGTTCGGGCGCAACGCCTCGGCCGGCATCATCTCGGTCATCACCGCCAAGCCGCGCTTCCAGTTCGGCGTCAACGGCCAGATCGACGTCGGTAACTACGACAGCCGCCGGGTCGAACTGGGCGTCACCGGCCCGATCAGCTCGAGCCTCGCAGCCCGAGTCGACGGCGTCTACATGAAGCGCGACGGCTTCATCGTGAACTCGATCACCGGCGAGGACGTCAACGACCGCGACCGTTACCTGCTTCGCGGCCAGCTGCTATTCCAGCCGAGCGACGCGACCTCGGTCCGACTGATCGGCGACTATGCCAACCGCGACGAATCCTGCTGCGCCGCGCCGTACCTGCCGGCCAGCGATTTCACGACGTCGGGGCGTGCCGCCTCCACCGCCAAGCCGCTGCTCCAGGCGCTGGGCGCGGTCATCAACGACAGCCCCTATCAGCGCCGCGCGACCTGGACCCCGGGCTTCGGGTTCCAGAGCGACGTCAAGGACTGGGGCGCTTCGGGCGAAGTCGTGCATGACTTCGGCACGGCCGAGCTGACCTCGATCACCGCCTACCGCTACAACAAGTGGACCCGCGGGACCGACGCCGACTACAACAACCTCGACATCCTGCACCGCGCCGCGGACGGCAACAGCTACAACCAGTTCAAGACCTTCACCCAGGAACTGCGCCTCCAGGGCGAAGCCTTCGGTGGCCGGCTCGACTGGCTGGTCGGCGGCTATTACGCCAACGAGAAGCTCAAGGTGTCGGACAACCTCAGCTTCGGTTCGGACTATGAGCGGTTCGCCAACTGCCTGCTGATCAACGGCGTCCTTCCGCAGGCGCTTGCGCCGAGCCCGATCGTGGGTTCGAGCTGCATCAACCCCGCCGTGGTCAGCGGCGCCGTGTCGCAGCTGGTGGCGCAGCGTGCCGCGTTGCTTGGCGCAGGGGTCCCGGCGACCGATCCGCGGGTCATCGCGCTCAGCACCAACATCGGCGCGCTCGGTGCGATCGTCGCCAATCCGGCGCGCCCGGGCTTCGGCAGCATCGCCGCCGCGCTCGGCATTCCAACCGCGACGCTCAACAATGTCGGCCTGCTCGACGTGTACAACCAGAAGGCCAACAACCTGGCCCTGTTCACGCACAACATCTTCGACGTCACCGATCGTCTGAAGCTGACCGTGGGCCTTCGCTACACTCGCGAGACCAAGACCCTCGACGCCCGCTTCAGCGACAACAACGCGATCTGCCGCGCCCTGCTCGGCAGCCCGCTGGCGGCGCTGCAGCAGCTTCCCTGCTTCAACCCGTCGGTCCCGACCGGTAACTTCAACCCGGCCGAGAGCAAGCGCAAGGAAAGCGAATTCTCGGGCACCGCGGTGGTCAGCTACAAGCCGACCGACAGCCTGCTGGCCTATGCCAGCTACTCGCGCGGCTACAAGGCGGGCGGCTTCAACCTCGACCGTGCGGGCCTGAGCCGGCAGAACAACAACGGTCCAGTGCTTCCGACCGCGACCCTCGCCACCCTGCAGTTCGCGCCCGAGACCAACAACGCCTATGAAATCGGCGGCAAGTTCAACGGCCGGGGCATCGACATCAACGTCGCCGCCTTCCTGCAGAAGTTCGATGACTTCCAGCTCAACACCTTCGACGGCACCCGCTTCATCGTTGAGAACGTCAACGCCTGTAAGACCGATCTTGCCGGCGCGGATCGCGACAACAGCCCGACCACCGGCGGCTGCACCGGCGACACCAAGCCCGGTGTCAGCAGCCGCGGTGTCGAAGTGGAAATGTTCGCCCGTCCGGTTACCGACGTCGCGGTCAATCTCGGCGCGACGGTGGTCAACACCCGCTATGCCAACAACCTGATCGGCAGCGGCGGTCGTCCGCTGACCAACGCGCTGTTCCAGCTGCCGGGCCGTCGCCTGTCAAACAGCAGCTCGTTCGTCGGCACCGGCTCGATCAGCTTCAACCCGCGGATCACCGATGGCGGCATGCGCGCGCTGTTCTACGTCGATGCCCGCCACCAATCGGCCTTCAACACCGGTTCGGATCTCGACCTCGAAAAGGTCCAGCCGTCCTACACGGTGATCAATGGCCGTATCGGCATCCAGGGCCCCGATCGCCGCTGGGCGGTCGAGCTGTGGGCGCAGAACATCTTCAACGAGGAATATCTGCAGGTCGCGTTCGACGCCTTCGCGCAAGGCTCGGGCACCGAGCGCGGCGTTCGCCAGGGCTTCTACGCCCGGTCGAACCAGCTGTTCGGCGCCTTCCTGGCCGAACCGCGCACCTACGGTCTGACCTTGCGCACCCGGCTCTGA